Proteins encoded by one window of Arachis ipaensis cultivar K30076 chromosome B04, Araip1.1, whole genome shotgun sequence:
- the LOC107638692 gene encoding tonoplast dicarboxylate transporter (The sequence of the model RefSeq protein was modified relative to this genomic sequence to represent the inferred CDS: added 53 bases not found in genome assembly), translating into MSGEDTGSVEEQQKGMKAPLLPVQDSASHNSNQQVMTLKSFLTLKNLYIILGPLLSLLICLLVKLKDAPASSVKMLAVIAWVFAWWVTEAVPLPVTSLCPLFLFPLFGIGSADSVAHSYMDDVITLVLGSFILALAVERYNVHRRLALNVTLLFCGDPLNPAMLLMGLCATTFFVSMWLHNVAAAVMMMPVATGILQRLPPPSEQSEAVNKFSRAVVLTVVYATPIGGISTLTGTGVNLILIGMWKSLVPGAKPISFSTWFFYGFPVAALLLIAFWCIMCSLYVQKGSARALSAYLEKAHLRRDLEALGPMSFAEKMVLSVFGLLILLWMTRNITDDIPGWGSLFNNLVGDGSVSVLVAVLLFIIPNMKQEGEKLMSWNECKKLPWNLILLLGAGFALADGVQSSGLADVFSRAIDFLEDAPFWAIAPAVSLISSIITEFITSNDATATLIVPLLYHIARTMHVHPLLLMVPGAIATEFAFWLPTSTPSNVVGFATGHIEIKDMLKLGVPLKVAGIVVLSILMPTLGSVVFGTNDGTQWVTQVKAPIRT; encoded by the exons ATGAGCGGAGAAGACACGGGGTCGGTGGAGGAGCAGCAGAAGGGCATGAAAGCACCACTGCTGCCAGTCCAAGATTCAGCATCACACAACAGCAACCAGCAAGTGATGACCCTGAAATCATTTCTAACACTGAAGAACTTGTACATAATCCTAGGACCCTTGCTATCCCTGCTGATATGCTTGCTGGTAAAGCTGAAGGATGCTCCGGCAAGTAGTGTGAAGATGCTGGCGGTGATTGCATGGGTATTCGCGTGGTGGGTGACGGAGGCGGTGCCGCTGCCGGTGACTTCGTTGTGCCCGCTGTTCCTGTTCCCTCTCTTTGGAATCGGTTCTGCGGATAGTGTTGCTCACTCTTACATGGACGATGTAATCACCCTTGTTTTGGGTAGTTTCATTCTTGCTCTCGCTGTTGAACGATACAACGTTCATAGAAGATTGGCTTTGAAT GTAACGCTGTTGTTTTGTGGCGACCCGCTAAACCCAGCAATGCTACTCATGGGTCTGTGCGCCACCACATTCTTTGTAAGCATGTGGCTCCACAACGTGGCGGCGGCGGTCATGATGATGCCGGTGGCCACGGGTATCCTGCAGCGGCTACCACCGCC TGGTGTACGCTACACCCATCGGAGGGATAAGCACGCTAACGGGCACGGGAGTCAACCTTATTCTGATTGGGATGTGGAAGAGCCTTGTGCCTGGTGCCAAGCCCATTAGCTTCAGCACCTGGTTCTTCTATGGCTTCCCTGTCGCCGCTCTCTTGCTCATTGCCTTCTGGTGCATCATGTGCTCCCTCTATGTTCAAAAGGGCTCGGCCCGGGCCTTGTCTGCTTACTTGGAAAAAGCCCACTTGAGGAGGGACCTTGAAGCTCTAG GTCCAATGTCTTTTGCTGAGAAGATGGTCTTGTCTGTTTTTGGG CTGCTGATCTTACTATGGATGACTAGAAATATCACGGATGATATTCCTGGATGGGGATCTTTATTCAATAACCTTGTTGGTGACGGAAGTGTTAGT GTTTTGGTAGCTGTGTTATTGTTCATAATCCCAAACATGAAGCAAGAAGGGGAGAAGCTAATGAGCTGGAATGAATGCAAGAAGTTACCATGGAACCTAATATTACTGCTAGGAGCTGGTTTTGCCTTAGCAGATGGAGTGCAATCTAGTGGGCTAGCAGATGTGTTTTCAAGAGCCATAGATTTCTTGGAAGATGCACCATTCTGGGCAATTGCACCTGCCGTCAGTCTAATTAGTAGCATAATCACCGAGTTCATAACTTCCAATGATGCCACTGCCACACTTATTGTGCCACTATTGTACCACATTGCTAGGACTATGCATGTGCACCCTCTTCTTCTTATGGTTCCGGGAGCAATTGCAACCGAATTTGCCTTCTGGCTTCCAACTTCCACACCTTCAAATGTTGTTGGATTTGCCACTGGTCACATTGAAATTAAGGACATGCTTAAGCTCGGTGTCCCTCTTAAGGTTGCCGGGATTGTCGTCCTGTCCATTCTCATGCCCACACTAG GGAGTGTTGTTTTTGGAACAAATGATGGAACTCAATGGGTGACACAGGTAAAAGCTCCTATACGGACTTGA